The Solanum pennellii chromosome 11, SPENNV200 genome contains a region encoding:
- the LOC107002855 gene encoding uncharacterized protein LOC107002855, with protein MVVKMMKWRPWPEITSKKFEAKITVNCVKGLNFSQDFQRLVVEIKWKGSKGNSLTLSSLKRKNVKKSFTKEESLKDDGVVYWNEEFQSLCNFNVSKEIAFHPWEVSFTVFNVTNKRSNHKVPIVAAASLNIADFASEAREKEEIEIVIPLEAYSGGNKNNLSLCLSLNLVELGNAQEASETMPKFVMSAPVSPSPAEVSSTDRNELSALKAGLQKVKFFKGLSTMRRKKACHEEEGSDGRNSVRSDDTDLVYPVDTDSLGDSEEGESDEVKEDTSLRKSFSYETLAYAKHAGGSCYTNTSGSEDDDLIFYSHHKSVARRVYAEGATGEGHNQYSQQSSKRKMLPWRKRNLSFRSPKPKGEPLLKKHYGEEGGDDIDFDRRQLSSSDESSSGWNKCEEGSTANGFSVSEFGEDGFAVGSWEQKEIVSRDGQMKLQTEVFFASIDQRNERAAGESACTALVAVIADWFHSNPEEMPIKSQLDSLIREGSLEWRNLCENKTYRERFPDKHFDLETVVQAKVRPLSVVPEKSFIGFFHPEGIEDEGFDFLKDAMSFDNIWDEISKSVQDSPSHGECFVYIVSWNDHFFILKVERDAYYIIDTLGERLYEGCNQAFILKFDRDTTILQLPNTSQQSDEKPASTKKEQTDKKQAASNEGKLVSNNNKEKMEESVVSFRDKVPENEDEASLVCKGKEACKEYIKSFLAAIPIRELQVDVKKGLMASTPLHQRLQIEFHYTKSFNTQLELESPSEEPTDNSLALPMSAAVE; from the exons ATGGTTGTGAAAATGATGAAGTGGAGGCCATGGCCTGAAATAACTTCAAAGAAATTTGAGGCTAAAATCACTGTGAATTGTGTTAAAGGTCTAAACTTTTCTCAAGATTTTCAAAGATTGGTTGTTGAAATCAAGTGGAAAGGCTCAAAGGGTAATTCTTTGACTTTGAGTTCTCTAAAGAGGAAAAATGTTAAGAAGAGTTTCACAAAGGAAGAGTCTTTGAAGGATGATGGAGTTGTTTATTGGAATGAGGAGTTTCAAAGTCTTTGCAATTTTAATGTATCCAAAGAGATTGCATTTCATCCTTGGGAGGTTTCTTTTACAGTATTCAAT GTTACGAATAAACGATCGAACCATAAAGTCCCCATAGTTGCTGCTGCATCATTGAACATTGCAGATTTTGCTTCAGAAGCTagggaaaaagaagaaattgaaatagTCATTCCCTTGGAAGCGTATAGTGGCGGCAATAAGAACAACCTTTCACTTTGT TTGTCTCTCAATCTTGTTGAATTGGGGAATGCTCAAGAAGCCTCAGAAACGATGCCAAAGTTCGTCATGTCTGCTCCAGTATCTCCTTCCCCTGCAGAGGTTTCGTCAACAGACAGAAATGAGCTTTCTGCTTTGAAAGCAGGTCTGCagaaagtgaaatttttcaAGGGATTATCTACTATGCGACGAAAGAAGGCATGTCATGAAGAGGAGGGCAGTGATGGAAGGAACTCAGTCAGAAGTGATGATACTGATTTGGTATATCCAGTTGATACAGATTCACTAGGTGATTCGGAGGAAGGTGAATCAGACGAAGTGAAGGAGGATACGAGTCTGCGGAAGTCATTCAGTTATGAAACACTTGCCTATGCGAAGCATGCTGGTGGATCATGCTACACAAACACGAGTGGCAGTGAAGATGATGATTTGATCTTTTATAGTCATCACAAATCCGTTGCACGGCGTGTGTATGCCGAGGGTGCAACTGGAGAAGGTCATAATCAATATTCACAGCAAAGTTCAAAACGCAAAATGCTCCCCTGGAGAAAGAGAAACTTGAGCTTCAGATCTCCTAAACCCAAAGGGGAGCCGTTGTTGAAGAAGCATTATGGAGAGGAAGGTGGGGATGATATAGATTTTGATCGCCGACAGCTTAGTTCATCCGATGAGTCTTCTTCAGGG TGGAATAAATGTGAGGAAGGTTCAACTGCCAATGGATTTTCAGTCTCCGAGTTTGGAGAAGACGGTTTTGCTGTTGGTAGTTGGGAGCAGAAAGAGATAGTAAGCCGTGATGGGCAGATGAAGCTGCAGACTGAGGTCTTCTTTGCTTCAATTGATCAACGAAATGAACGGGCTGCAGGTGAAAGTGCTTGTACAGCCTTGGTTGCTGTGATTGCTGATTGGTTCCATTCCAACCCTGAAGAAATGCCTATCAAGTCCCAACTCGACAGTCTTATCCGTGAAGGTTCACTAGAGTGGAGGAATCTCTGTGAAAACAAGACGTACAGGGAGCGTTTCCCAGATAAGCATTTTGACCTCGAAACAGTGGTCCAGGCTAAAGTACGCCCGCTCTCAGTAGTCCCAGAGAAATCATTCATTGGTTTCTTTCATCCGGAAGGAATCGAAGATGAGGGATTCGATTTTCTGAAAGATGCCATGTCCTTTGACAACATTTGGGATGAGATTTCTAAATCTGTTCAAGACAGTCCCAGTCATGGCGAGTGCTTTGTTTACATTGTGAGTTGGAATGACCACTTCTTCATACTCAAGGTTGAACGAGATGCATACTATATCATCGATACACTTGGTGAGAGACTTTATGAAGGCTGCAATCAGGCTTTCATCCTCAAATTTGACAGAGACACTACAATCTTGCAGCTACCTAACACGAGTCAACAATCAGATGAGAAACCAGCTAGCACTAAAAAGGAGCAAACTGATAAGAAGCAGGCTGCTTCTAATGAAGGGAAGCTGGTCTCTAATaacaacaaagaaaagatgGAAGAATCAGTCGTATCCTTCAGGGATAAAGTACCTGAAAATGAGGACGAAGCGAGCCTTGTTTGCAAAGGTAAAGAGGCTTGCAAAGAGTACATTAAGAGTTTTTTGGCAGCAATCCCCATTAGGGAATTACAAGTTGATGTGAAGAAAGGGTTGATGGCATCTACACCACTTCATCAGAGGCTGCAAATTGAGTTCCACTATACAAAGAGCTTTAACACTCAGCTGGAATTGGAATCACCCTCGGAAGAACCGACTGATAACAGCTTGGCATTACCAATGTCAGCAGCAGTGGAGTAA
- the LOC107003217 gene encoding mitochondrial acidic protein MAM33, with the protein MLRKALALAGSALQQQHQPWRTIACRRSSGVSSAVNSIILRSLKDHYLEVSKMTPPPKVSPPSPFTVLKGALDHGGPVLRRTHGNEEISISVMRLANIIAGGIADEEEDGINQLFLHVDISKPGQKESLHFLCGLYPDALGIHSVSLRSKTESSGFLSVPTNYGGPVFQDIDEKMRDALHSFIEERGINESLFPFLQAWLYVKDHRNLMRWFKTIGSLVNDRKQGASHA; encoded by the exons ATGCTACGGAAGGCTCTAGCATTGGCCGGAAGCGCACTGCAGCAACAACATCAGCCATGGCGGACGATAGCCTGCCGGCGGTCGTCGGGTGTTTCATCAGCCGTGAACAGTATAATCCTTCGGTCACTTAAAGATCACTATCTTGAAGTCTCCAAAATGACTCCTCCTCCG AAAGTTAGTCCTCCTTCTCCATTCACTGTCCTCAAGGGTGCACTTGATCATGGTGGTCCTGTGCTAAGACGAACACATGGAAATGAGGAAATCAGTATCTCCGTTATGCGGTTGGCCAACATTATTGCTGGAGGTATTGCAGACGAAGAGGAGGATGGTATTAATCAGCTTTTTCTACACGTTGACATTTCAAAGCCAGGGCAGAAGGAATCGCTGCATTTTCTTTGTGGGCTATATCCAGATGCTTTGGGAATACACTCAGTCTCATTGAGATCAAAGACTGAGTCTAGTGGGTTTCTTTCTGTTCCAACCAATTACGGTGGGCCAGTTTTTCA AGATATTGATGAGAAAATGAGAGATGCTCTACACAGTTTCATTGAAGAGCGAGGAATTAACGAAAGCCTCTTTCCATTTCTACAAGCTTGGCTCTATGTGAAGGACCATCGGAATCTTATGCGTTGGTTTAAAACAATTGGTTCGCTCGTTAATGACAGAAAACAAGGAGCTTCTCATGCCTAA
- the LOC107003198 gene encoding cytosolic 5'-nucleotidase 3, producing MGYRLHHYNHIFPISRTSFSSFRFNFRVWCCSQSGKNQGKMEQIVVNGSESQVVVDDSSLLQKKISAIRLGGHAKLQVIADFDATLTKYRVNGCRGQSSHNVLQQEDPEYNDKRQKLYEYYHPLEFDPTIPLDEKAKLMEEWWGKTHALLIEGGVTYNGIQNSVAKATIAFRDGVTELFELLEEKGVPVLIFSAGLADIIEEVLNQKVHRSFKNVRVVSNRMMFDENGHLQSFKGKTIHVLNKNEHALDMAAPLHDHLDDVNGLSDEKSALKKRTNVLLLGDHIGDLGMSDGLDYETRISVGFLNDRVEDSLESYQKAFDILYLNDSSMHGVLKLATHLCSTESD from the exons ATGGGTTATCGACTTCATCATTATAATCACATTTTCCCCATTTCCAGGACCTCCTTCTCCTCTTTTCGCTTCAATTTCAG AGTGTGGTGTTGCAGTCAGAGTGGTAAAAATCAGGGGAAAATGGAGCAAATAGTTGTTAATGGCTCAGAGTCACAAGTTGTAGTGGATGATTCTAGTTTGTTGCAAAAGAAAATATCTGCAATTCGACTTGGGGGTCATGCAAAGCTACAG GTAATTGCAGATTTTGATGCCACATTGACAAAATACCGGGTCAATGGTTGCCGAGGCCAAA GCAGCCATAACGTTTTACAACAGGAGGATCCTGAGTACAATGACAAGAGGCAGAAGTTGTATGAGTATTATCATCCCTTAGAATTTGATCCGACAATTCCCCTTGATGAGAAAGCCAAGCTCATGGAAGAGTG GTGGGGAAAAACACATGCGCTTCTCATTGAAGGAGGCGTAACATACAATGGAATTCAAAATTCTGTGGCTAAAGCCACAATTGCATTCAGGGATGGTGTAACTGAACTTTTTGAACTTTTGGAG GAAAAAGGTGTTCCTGTTCTTATATTCTCTGCAGGTTTAGCTGACATAATAGAGGAG GTGCTGAATCAGAAAGTTCATAGATCTTTCAAGAATGTTAGAGTTGTCTCCAACAGGATGATGTTTGACGAAAATGGTCACCTACAGTCATTCAAAG GTAAGACAATCCATGTACTCAACAAGAATGAGCATGCACTTGACATGGCTGCACCACTTCATGATCACCTTGATGACGTGAATGGACTGAGTGATGAGAAATCTGCATTAAAAAAGAGAACTAATGTGCTACTTCTTGGTGACCACATTGGAGATTTGGGAATGTCTGACGGCTTAGACTATGAAACAAGAATATCTGTGGGTTTTCT GAATGACAGAGTGGAAGATTCTCTAGAAAGCTACCAAAAAGCTTTTGACATTCTCTATCTG AATGATTCATCCATGCATGGAGTGCTCAAGCTTGCGACTCATCTCTGTTCAACAGAAAGCGATTGA